A window of the Microbacterium sp. AZCO genome harbors these coding sequences:
- a CDS encoding immunoglobulin-like domain-containing protein gives MTDATATSMLGGRRVAAAARARHERMRARTRSRFLSRGTAVATATALALAGAVAPATMASAAIDVAPLIHYTFDSTSGTSIPDVSGNGYNATLQQSGATFQNGVLTLPGGARGTGAYVDIPTAGLVGKKDLTISTWMSNKSGPANLAAAFIGAPVASGASYSSAYWLLNLTNPSGYVKSVVTNTASATAPWSTEVGAGSSNAPTTGIKTPAGMSLYTTVIDGTNGQLRTYVNGTIVTTTTIARNVSSFGSSLVSYLGRSTYNDPAWNGDVDDYAVYGQALDATKVQQLFSDEALDRAVGSVTVPATATASFTLPTSTYGTTVSWASNNAAIAVSGGAASVTRPAAGQPDASVTLTATFTAGGQTRTKTYVVTVPADVSDATKAQQDIDAIAIANIDDVRTNFSVPTTGAAGSTISWAVTSGGDFASLRAGVTAGSTTVDVSRPTGSTAADVVLTATATNGTATRTREFRVTVQPLPGATDATEAYVWAFFTGEGAGAERVSLAASKGNDALAWNTLNGGQPLFTSTQGTTGLRDPFIIRSHEGDRFYMLATDLKVAGLAGGFTTAQISGSRYIEVWESDDLVHWSNQRHVKVSSDFAGNTWAPEAYWDAELDTYVVFWASNLYPTANTADRTAVTYNRMMYATTDDFVTFSEPKIWSDVKRGNGLGLIDSTVAKVNDVYYRFTKDEASMTIRQEKSTNLLATESGTLPGTTGPADQWTLIKEKVATGLPNGEPGGVYSSGEGPSIFPANPGDVNNMSWYLFIDQPDYHGGPNHYIPFGTTDITNGDSWLPFGAKLRANLPQNSDGGKPRHGTVIPVTRAEYQKVLEAYAPAIAVTSVGALAATTKEGVAPTLPATALLTKKDGSQETAAVTWETVAPSKYATAGTFTVKGVAQDASRQPVEATVTVETAITVSVTAETRCVAGKVVLSTGLANGSATPVDIAVTTAYGTKSATLAAGASTSYAFTTRLASTQPGQISVTATANGATKTVTASYAAKACS, from the coding sequence ATGACCGACGCGACGGCGACGTCGATGCTCGGCGGTCGTCGTGTCGCCGCAGCCGCGAGAGCGAGGCACGAGCGCATGCGAGCGCGCACCAGATCCCGATTCCTGTCGAGAGGCACCGCGGTCGCGACCGCCACCGCCCTCGCCCTGGCCGGCGCCGTCGCCCCCGCGACGATGGCGAGCGCGGCCATCGATGTCGCACCGCTGATCCACTACACGTTCGACTCGACGTCCGGCACGTCGATCCCCGATGTGAGCGGCAACGGCTACAACGCGACGCTGCAGCAGTCCGGCGCGACGTTCCAGAACGGCGTCCTGACCCTTCCCGGCGGCGCGCGGGGCACCGGCGCCTACGTCGACATCCCCACGGCGGGACTCGTCGGCAAGAAGGACCTGACGATCTCGACCTGGATGTCGAACAAGTCCGGCCCGGCGAACCTCGCCGCCGCCTTCATCGGCGCCCCCGTCGCCTCGGGGGCCTCCTACTCGTCGGCCTACTGGCTCCTCAACCTCACCAACCCCAGCGGCTACGTGAAGTCGGTCGTGACCAACACGGCCAGCGCGACCGCGCCGTGGTCCACCGAGGTCGGCGCGGGGTCGTCGAACGCTCCGACCACGGGCATCAAGACCCCGGCCGGCATGTCGCTCTACACGACGGTCATCGACGGCACCAACGGCCAGCTGCGGACGTACGTCAACGGCACGATCGTCACCACGACGACGATCGCCCGCAACGTCTCGTCCTTCGGCTCCTCGCTCGTGTCGTACCTCGGGCGCTCGACCTACAACGACCCCGCCTGGAACGGCGACGTCGACGACTACGCCGTCTACGGCCAGGCGCTCGACGCCACGAAGGTGCAGCAGCTCTTCTCGGACGAGGCGCTCGACCGCGCCGTCGGCTCGGTGACGGTCCCCGCCACCGCGACCGCGAGCTTCACGCTCCCGACGTCGACGTACGGCACGACGGTCTCGTGGGCCTCGAACAACGCCGCGATCGCGGTGAGCGGCGGCGCGGCATCCGTCACCCGTCCTGCCGCCGGCCAGCCCGACGCGAGCGTCACCCTGACGGCGACGTTCACCGCCGGCGGGCAGACCCGCACCAAGACGTACGTCGTCACAGTGCCGGCCGACGTCTCGGACGCCACGAAGGCGCAGCAGGACATCGACGCCATCGCGATCGCCAACATCGACGATGTCCGCACGAACTTCTCCGTGCCGACGACCGGTGCGGCGGGATCGACGATCAGCTGGGCCGTGACGAGCGGCGGCGACTTCGCCTCGCTCCGCGCGGGCGTCACGGCGGGGTCGACGACCGTCGACGTCAGCCGCCCCACGGGAAGCACCGCGGCCGACGTCGTCCTCACGGCGACGGCGACCAACGGCACGGCCACGCGCACGCGCGAGTTCCGCGTCACGGTGCAGCCGCTGCCGGGTGCGACGGACGCGACCGAGGCGTACGTGTGGGCCTTCTTCACGGGTGAGGGCGCGGGCGCAGAGCGCGTCAGCCTCGCCGCCTCGAAGGGCAACGACGCACTCGCGTGGAACACCCTCAACGGCGGCCAGCCGCTGTTCACCTCGACGCAGGGCACGACGGGTCTGCGCGACCCGTTCATCATCCGGTCCCACGAGGGCGACCGGTTCTACATGCTCGCCACCGACCTCAAGGTCGCGGGGCTCGCGGGCGGCTTCACGACCGCCCAGATCTCGGGCTCGCGCTACATCGAGGTGTGGGAGTCGGACGACCTGGTGCACTGGTCGAACCAGCGCCACGTCAAGGTGTCCTCGGACTTCGCCGGCAACACGTGGGCGCCCGAGGCGTACTGGGATGCCGAGCTCGACACGTACGTCGTGTTCTGGGCCTCGAACCTGTACCCGACGGCGAACACGGCCGACCGCACGGCCGTCACGTACAACCGCATGATGTACGCGACGACCGACGACTTCGTGACGTTCTCCGAGCCGAAGATCTGGAGCGACGTCAAGCGCGGCAACGGCCTGGGTCTCATCGACTCGACGGTCGCCAAGGTCAATGACGTGTACTACCGCTTCACCAAGGACGAAGCGTCGATGACGATCCGCCAGGAGAAGTCGACCAACCTGCTCGCCACCGAGAGCGGCACGCTCCCGGGCACGACGGGACCGGCCGACCAGTGGACGCTCATCAAGGAGAAGGTCGCCACGGGCCTTCCCAACGGCGAGCCGGGCGGCGTCTACTCGAGCGGTGAGGGACCGAGCATCTTCCCCGCCAACCCGGGCGACGTCAACAACATGAGCTGGTACCTCTTCATCGACCAGCCCGACTATCACGGCGGACCGAACCACTACATTCCGTTCGGCACGACGGACATCACCAACGGCGACTCCTGGCTGCCCTTCGGCGCGAAGCTGCGCGCCAACCTCCCGCAGAACTCCGACGGCGGCAAGCCCCGCCACGGCACGGTCATCCCCGTGACGCGCGCGGAGTACCAGAAGGTGCTCGAGGCCTACGCGCCGGCGATCGCCGTGACGTCGGTCGGCGCGCTGGCGGCGACCACGAAGGAGGGCGTCGCCCCGACGCTCCCCGCCACGGCGCTGCTGACCAAGAAGGACGGCTCGCAGGAGACGGCCGCCGTCACGTGGGAGACGGTCGCCCCGTCGAAGTACGCCACGGCGGGCACCTTCACCGTGAAGGGCGTGGCTCAGGATGCCTCGCGCCAGCCGGTCGAGGCGACCGTCACCGTCGAGACTGCCATCACCGTCTCGGTGACCGCCGAGACGCGCTGCGTCGCCGGCAAGGTCGTGCTCTCCACGGGGCTCGCCAACGGCTCCGCGACGCCCGTCGACATCGCGGTGACGACCGCCTACGGCACGAAGTCGGCGACCCTCGCGGCCGGCGCCTCGACGTCGTACGCGTTCACGACGCGCCTCGCGTCGACGCAGCCGGGCCAGATCAGCGTGACCGCCACCGCCAACGGCGCCACGAAGACCGTCACGGCCTCGTACGCCGCGAAGGCGTGCAGCTGA
- a CDS encoding immunoglobulin-like domain-containing protein, with the protein MKLRTRALLGGAACAALIVGVAQPSTAAGPLDGVAANGLIAAYDFSETTGTVLTDAATADGAQNGTVTGGTAWDHGAMRFTGANYVKLPNGLLTGKTAATVAVEMKPTAATLAGNNFVWNLGGSGEGATGQFFLHTPGHRASISKTNWSGEQTATAPSAFTAEKWQSVVVTIAPNAGATTSTLVLYVDGVEVARKSDSATGVADLATQTNNLIGASAYAADPKFTGAISTYRLYDRALTGAEVSTLSQVDAASAAQETVDAIALGDLSAVSQNLTLPTSGGVTWATSNAAVVEPNGTIHRVEGATPSATLTATATVRGKTATRTFAVTLAALPGADGRAQADLDAIAIGGASGLGDVRDNLTIPIAGATYGSAITWTSSPAGVISTTPEGGRAPGLVTRPAYGQPDAHVTLTATVAGTTATRTFSATVRALPEPEDTAAYLFAHFTAGRSPAAINEQIYFAASENGATWTDLNGEQPALQSTVGETGARDPFLVRGPGGDKFYLIATDLSTAKYGWRFTPDNPGSRGLVVWESNDLVTWSAPRLVDVASKIPQAGNAWAPEATYDPATGQYLVYWASSTGAGASDPLGNTYGDYMNMYYATTRDFVTFSDPVKWIDRTSSIIDTTMIEVDGVFYRASGDGQITLERSTNPYAVTVAPTALDSNPGGWEKVSTLRDIFGTDNYSGARLEGPELFEYNADDRVANASGQKVPTWGLIADRYSAGTGYMAFRSTDLSSTAPTTAGGGWSVGTDISWDAVLKRHGTIVPVTQSEYDRLSQRFGDAATKVTSIAVTAAPAKTQYTVGEAFAADGLKVTATTAAGSTRVLAAREYTLSGFDSSTPGTRTVTVALDAAPTIATTFTVSVAAAPALGVEASVVSRCVGGKVVQGVTVTNTDDVAVSVALSGPFGAKTLAVAPGTSASASFTTKAVSIGGGSIALTATATIDGKPVSVSKQLPYPAAACG; encoded by the coding sequence ATGAAGCTGCGCACGCGAGCGCTCCTGGGAGGCGCCGCGTGCGCAGCCCTCATCGTCGGGGTGGCCCAGCCGTCGACGGCGGCAGGGCCCCTCGACGGCGTCGCCGCCAACGGCCTGATCGCCGCCTACGACTTCTCCGAGACGACGGGGACGGTGCTCACGGATGCCGCGACCGCCGACGGCGCGCAGAACGGCACGGTCACCGGCGGCACGGCGTGGGATCACGGCGCCATGCGGTTCACCGGCGCGAATTACGTGAAGCTGCCGAACGGCCTCCTGACCGGCAAGACCGCGGCGACGGTCGCGGTCGAGATGAAGCCGACGGCGGCGACCCTCGCCGGCAACAACTTCGTCTGGAACCTCGGCGGATCGGGGGAGGGTGCGACAGGCCAGTTCTTCCTGCACACGCCGGGGCACCGGGCATCCATCTCCAAGACGAACTGGAGCGGGGAGCAGACCGCGACCGCGCCGTCGGCCTTCACCGCCGAGAAATGGCAGTCGGTCGTCGTGACGATCGCGCCCAACGCCGGTGCGACGACGTCGACGCTCGTGCTCTACGTCGACGGCGTCGAGGTCGCGCGAAAGAGCGACTCGGCCACGGGCGTCGCCGACCTCGCGACGCAGACGAACAACCTCATCGGGGCGTCGGCCTACGCCGCCGACCCGAAGTTCACGGGTGCGATCAGCACGTACCGGCTGTACGACCGCGCGCTCACCGGCGCGGAGGTGAGCACGCTCTCCCAAGTGGATGCCGCGTCCGCCGCGCAGGAGACGGTCGACGCGATCGCCCTCGGCGATCTGTCCGCCGTCTCGCAGAACCTCACGCTGCCGACGAGCGGCGGGGTGACGTGGGCGACGTCGAACGCTGCCGTCGTCGAGCCGAACGGCACGATCCACCGCGTCGAAGGAGCGACCCCGTCGGCGACGCTGACGGCCACGGCGACCGTGCGCGGCAAGACCGCGACCCGGACCTTCGCCGTCACGCTCGCGGCGCTGCCGGGAGCCGACGGGCGTGCGCAGGCCGACCTCGACGCGATCGCGATCGGCGGGGCGAGCGGGCTGGGCGATGTGCGCGACAACCTCACCATCCCGATCGCGGGCGCGACCTACGGGTCGGCGATCACGTGGACGTCGAGCCCCGCCGGCGTCATCTCGACCACGCCCGAGGGCGGCCGCGCACCGGGCCTCGTGACACGGCCCGCCTACGGGCAGCCCGACGCGCACGTCACCCTGACCGCCACGGTCGCCGGGACGACCGCGACGCGCACCTTCTCGGCGACCGTCCGCGCGCTCCCCGAGCCCGAGGACACCGCCGCCTATCTGTTCGCCCACTTCACCGCCGGCCGATCGCCGGCCGCGATCAACGAGCAGATCTACTTCGCCGCCAGCGAGAACGGCGCGACCTGGACCGACCTCAACGGCGAGCAGCCCGCGCTGCAGTCGACGGTCGGTGAGACAGGCGCGCGCGATCCCTTCCTCGTGCGCGGGCCGGGTGGCGACAAGTTCTACCTCATCGCGACCGACCTGAGCACCGCGAAGTACGGCTGGCGCTTCACGCCGGACAATCCCGGCAGCCGCGGCCTCGTCGTGTGGGAGTCGAACGACCTCGTCACCTGGTCGGCCCCGCGGCTCGTCGACGTCGCGTCGAAGATCCCGCAGGCGGGCAACGCGTGGGCGCCGGAGGCGACCTACGACCCGGCGACCGGGCAGTACCTCGTCTACTGGGCGTCGTCGACCGGGGCGGGCGCATCCGATCCCCTCGGCAACACGTACGGCGACTACATGAACATGTACTACGCCACGACCCGCGACTTCGTGACGTTCTCCGATCCCGTGAAGTGGATCGACCGCACGAGCTCGATCATCGACACGACGATGATCGAGGTCGACGGGGTCTTCTACCGCGCCTCGGGCGACGGCCAGATCACGCTCGAGCGCAGCACGAACCCGTACGCCGTCACGGTGGCTCCAACCGCTCTGGACAGCAACCCGGGCGGCTGGGAGAAGGTCAGCACCCTCCGGGACATCTTCGGCACCGACAACTACTCGGGCGCACGCCTCGAGGGTCCGGAGCTGTTCGAGTACAACGCCGATGATCGGGTCGCGAACGCATCGGGCCAGAAGGTGCCGACGTGGGGCCTCATCGCCGACCGCTACAGCGCCGGCACCGGGTACATGGCATTCCGGTCGACCGACCTGTCGAGCACCGCGCCGACGACGGCGGGAGGCGGGTGGTCGGTGGGAACCGACATCAGCTGGGACGCCGTCCTGAAGCGGCACGGCACGATCGTGCCGGTCACCCAGAGCGAGTACGACCGGCTGAGCCAGCGATTCGGGGATGCCGCGACCAAGGTCACCTCGATCGCGGTGACGGCCGCTCCCGCCAAGACGCAGTACACCGTCGGCGAGGCGTTCGCGGCGGACGGGCTGAAGGTCACCGCGACGACCGCGGCCGGCTCGACGCGGGTGCTGGCCGCTCGGGAGTACACGCTGTCGGGCTTCGACTCCTCGACACCGGGGACGCGCACCGTGACCGTCGCGCTCGACGCGGCGCCGACGATCGCGACGACCTTCACGGTGTCGGTCGCGGCCGCCCCCGCGCTCGGCGTCGAGGCGTCGGTCGTCTCCCGCTGCGTCGGGGGCAAGGTCGTGCAGGGCGTCACGGTGACGAACACCGACGACGTCGCGGTCTCCGTCGCCCTCAGCGGGCCGTTCGGCGCGAAGACGCTCGCGGTCGCGCCCGGCACCTCCGCCTCGGCGAGCTTCACGACGAAGGCCGTCTCGATCGGGGGAGGCTCGATCGCCCTGACCGCCACGGCCACGATCGACGGCAAGCCCGTCTCGGTGTCAAAGCAGCTCCCGTACCCCGCCGCCGCCTGCGGCTGA
- a CDS encoding family 43 glycosylhydrolase, whose protein sequence is MRLFPPRKVALVATAIGAMVLGLGVTSAQAAAPDQGLIAQYTFNRTSGTSVPNSAPGSTFGDATVQNLQASDWTGSSLTLRGGAKTSTGDWVRLPNNLLSGKTSTTVVAEVKASQTSLSGFHFLWNIGNDSSATEYFFSSLNCASGRSPLVGLKSGGTERLIQSGSCGVTADQWVNVVSVVDGASGTASLYLNGVRAAQGAMPVTPANVVDQSLNAIARGPWPDPLFQGAISSFRVYDRALSAAEIADVSNADAQAHASELQAQAQAILTSLNLADIQTSTDIDLPTSNGRVTWASSNPAVVGTDGTVTAPLAGQPSVQVQLTATANVRGVTATKTITVTVLPSTETAAQRVERLAQRFVIPAVLESGTAVPAAPDGTTIAVMGATGGVTVTDTIATTSAQPVDSTITVRVTDAATAATTDRAFAVRVLPAATTSQLLAYSRTATTVGEANNADVALSMHLALENGTGWTPLNENYGIFFAKTSTTPPASGTTDSIIRSLRNPHLFYLADGSYGIVSTRTARGGASDGTQASSLLFAKSADLLSYQEVGLVNLGVTSGVNEPAVVWDSASRRYVVSWTSDAGAPYYTTFGDLADASTRGAVLRGTVGSNAGNAGTGVPNYASGNSIAVAKNVVDALKVRFGRIANTGVTALDGVALEQGDAFSAADLPKRAELSYDDGTKATRAIAWDAASLAAVDTSKPGTYQVTGAVKQPQYPTPFADERADPSVFRYDWNGTTKFLMIATDDLRGNNIGSAHMPIRIANTIEDLSDAAIAAGRNTEIDLLKRGDTDADGAAMTGCFWAPEFHVIGGRLSILFMPCYNTNGAPDMWTGRASIMQLKQDAQGEDLDPAVPSNWTKPQKVLRTDGSILNPIQNISLDMTYFQDKGQSYYVWQMVGALFIAKMDPANPTRLTSAPVRIGVPEYAWDNTIAEGPNVQAHDGKLFLIYSGSTVGDTYTTGLLTATSGADLTDPAAWAKLNYPIQKSGLFNGSYQLGTGHGMWSYDEDDNLIYVFHARTDHNNLSGRDMFVRRVHWAADGLPVFDMEESEEVAPANRTVTATVTVAAAPDLAYTVTTTARCVTGKVVQNVTITNAEDVALALDTTTVYGTKSTSSLAPGKSVSYAFTTRLGTMPSGSVKVDAHAAVGGKTLSASQTVAYPQTVCG, encoded by the coding sequence ATGAGACTGTTCCCCCCGCGCAAGGTCGCCCTCGTGGCCACCGCGATCGGCGCCATGGTCCTGGGGCTCGGCGTCACCAGCGCCCAGGCCGCCGCGCCCGACCAGGGCCTCATCGCCCAGTACACCTTCAACCGCACGTCCGGCACCTCCGTGCCCAACTCGGCGCCCGGTTCGACCTTCGGTGACGCCACGGTGCAGAACCTCCAGGCCTCCGACTGGACCGGCTCATCGCTGACCCTCCGCGGCGGGGCGAAGACCTCGACGGGCGACTGGGTGCGCCTGCCGAACAACCTCCTCTCCGGCAAGACGTCCACGACGGTCGTCGCGGAGGTCAAGGCCTCGCAGACGTCGCTGAGCGGCTTCCACTTCCTCTGGAACATCGGCAACGACTCGTCCGCGACGGAGTACTTCTTCTCGTCGCTCAACTGCGCGTCGGGTCGCTCGCCCCTCGTCGGGCTGAAGTCCGGCGGCACCGAGCGGCTCATCCAGTCGGGGTCGTGCGGCGTCACCGCCGACCAGTGGGTGAACGTGGTCTCGGTCGTCGACGGCGCCTCGGGCACGGCATCCCTCTATCTCAACGGCGTGCGCGCCGCGCAGGGCGCCATGCCCGTGACGCCGGCGAACGTCGTCGACCAGTCGCTCAACGCGATCGCGCGCGGCCCGTGGCCCGACCCGCTGTTCCAGGGCGCGATCTCGTCGTTCCGCGTCTACGACCGCGCGCTCAGCGCCGCCGAGATCGCCGACGTCTCCAACGCCGACGCGCAGGCCCACGCCTCCGAGCTGCAGGCGCAGGCGCAGGCGATCCTCACGAGCCTCAACCTCGCCGACATCCAGACGAGCACCGACATCGACCTGCCGACCTCCAACGGGCGCGTCACGTGGGCCTCGAGCAACCCCGCCGTGGTCGGGACCGACGGCACGGTCACGGCTCCGCTCGCCGGACAGCCCTCGGTGCAGGTGCAGCTCACGGCGACCGCGAATGTCCGCGGCGTGACGGCGACGAAGACGATCACGGTGACGGTGCTCCCGTCGACCGAGACCGCGGCGCAGCGCGTGGAGCGTCTCGCTCAGCGCTTCGTGATCCCCGCGGTCCTCGAGTCGGGCACGGCTGTGCCCGCGGCGCCCGACGGCACGACGATCGCCGTCATGGGCGCGACGGGCGGCGTGACCGTCACCGACACCATCGCGACGACGTCGGCGCAGCCCGTCGACTCGACGATCACGGTCCGCGTCACCGACGCCGCGACGGCGGCCACGACCGACCGCGCCTTCGCGGTGCGCGTGCTGCCCGCCGCGACGACGTCGCAGCTGCTCGCGTACAGCCGCACCGCCACGACGGTCGGCGAGGCCAACAACGCCGACGTCGCGCTGAGCATGCACCTGGCACTCGAGAACGGCACCGGCTGGACGCCGCTCAACGAGAACTACGGCATCTTCTTCGCCAAGACCTCCACGACCCCGCCGGCGAGCGGCACGACGGACTCGATCATCCGCAGCCTCCGCAACCCGCACCTCTTCTACCTCGCCGACGGAAGCTACGGCATCGTCTCGACCCGCACCGCCCGCGGTGGGGCGTCGGACGGCACGCAGGCCTCGAGCCTCCTCTTCGCCAAGAGCGCCGACCTGCTGAGCTACCAAGAAGTCGGCCTCGTGAACCTCGGCGTGACGAGCGGCGTCAACGAGCCCGCGGTCGTCTGGGACTCGGCATCCCGCCGGTATGTCGTGTCGTGGACCTCCGACGCCGGCGCGCCGTACTACACGACCTTCGGCGACCTCGCGGATGCCTCGACGCGCGGTGCGGTGCTCCGCGGCACGGTCGGCAGCAATGCCGGCAACGCAGGCACGGGTGTTCCCAACTACGCGTCGGGCAACTCCATCGCCGTCGCGAAGAACGTCGTCGACGCGCTGAAGGTGCGCTTCGGCCGCATCGCCAACACGGGCGTCACGGCGCTCGATGGCGTCGCACTCGAGCAGGGCGACGCCTTCTCGGCGGCCGACCTGCCGAAGCGCGCCGAGCTGTCGTACGACGACGGCACGAAGGCGACGCGGGCGATCGCGTGGGATGCCGCCTCCCTCGCCGCCGTGGACACATCCAAGCCCGGCACCTACCAGGTGACCGGTGCCGTGAAGCAGCCGCAGTACCCGACGCCGTTCGCCGACGAGCGCGCGGACCCCTCGGTGTTCCGCTACGACTGGAACGGCACGACGAAGTTCCTCATGATCGCGACCGACGACCTGCGCGGCAACAACATCGGCTCGGCGCACATGCCGATCCGCATCGCGAACACGATCGAGGACCTCTCCGACGCCGCGATCGCCGCCGGTCGCAACACCGAGATCGACCTGCTCAAGCGCGGAGACACGGACGCCGACGGCGCGGCCATGACCGGCTGCTTCTGGGCTCCCGAGTTCCACGTCATCGGCGGCAGGCTGTCGATCCTGTTCATGCCCTGCTACAACACGAACGGCGCACCGGACATGTGGACGGGCCGTGCGAGCATCATGCAGCTCAAGCAGGACGCGCAGGGCGAGGACCTCGACCCGGCGGTGCCCTCGAACTGGACCAAGCCGCAGAAGGTGCTGCGCACCGACGGCTCGATCCTGAACCCCATCCAGAACATCTCGCTCGACATGACGTACTTCCAGGACAAGGGCCAGTCGTACTACGTGTGGCAGATGGTGGGTGCGCTGTTCATCGCCAAGATGGATCCCGCCAACCCGACGCGCCTCACGTCGGCTCCCGTGCGCATCGGCGTGCCGGAGTACGCGTGGGACAACACGATCGCGGAGGGTCCCAACGTGCAGGCGCACGACGGCAAGCTCTTCCTGATCTACTCGGGCTCGACCGTCGGCGACACGTACACGACGGGTCTCCTGACGGCCACCTCCGGCGCCGACCTCACGGACCCTGCGGCATGGGCGAAGCTCAACTACCCGATCCAGAAGTCGGGCCTGTTCAACGGCTCCTACCAGCTCGGCACCGGGCACGGCATGTGGTCGTACGACGAGGACGACAACCTCATCTACGTCTTCCACGCCCGCACCGACCACAACAACCTCTCGGGTCGCGACATGTTCGTGCGCCGCGTGCACTGGGCGGCCGACGGCCTCCCCGTGTTCGACATGGAGGAGAGCGAGGAGGTCGCGCCGGCGAACCGCACCGTCACCGCGACGGTCACGGTCGCGGCCGCGCCCGACCTGGCGTACACGGTGACGACGACGGCCCGGTGCGTCACGGGCAAGGTCGTGCAGAACGTCACGATCACCAACGCCGAGGACGTCGCGCTCGCCCTCGACACGACGACCGTCTACGGCACGAAGTCGACGTCGTCGCTCGCGCCCGGCAAGAGCGTCTCGTACGCCTTCACGACGCGCCTCGGCACGATGCCGTCCGGCAGCGTGAAGGTCGACGCGCACGCGGCGGTGGGCGGCAAGACGCTGTCGGCGAGCCAGACCGTGGCCTACCCGCAGACGGTCTGCGGCTGA
- a CDS encoding oxygenase MpaB family protein, whose amino-acid sequence MHATRTVDAAPRRRDPLGPLRRRLLTAVSGDPEGSPAWVRALEDGDDAGYFPEDGAAWTVHEGPATFVAGIRALLLQALHPGPLAGVHDWSRYREDPLGRLSGTVRWILCLTYGSRAQADAETARVARFHSRVQGEYVDGAGHVRDYTAADPGLSDWVHLAFTDAFLTCHETWGHGIPGGPDAYVAEWALAGRLMGVEHPPTSKAELRARIDGYLARGELRGDERVHEVVRFLRRPPFQGRRMGVGYRLLFASAVATIPRRYRRLLGVRRAPLPVVTTTRLGLALIDRALNSGGPRANDRARVRLRRLERGGPDGLGA is encoded by the coding sequence ATGCATGCGACCAGGACCGTGGATGCCGCGCCCCGGCGCCGCGACCCGCTCGGCCCCCTGCGCAGGCGGCTGCTGACCGCGGTGTCGGGTGACCCCGAGGGCTCGCCCGCGTGGGTCCGCGCGCTCGAGGACGGCGACGACGCCGGCTACTTCCCGGAGGACGGCGCCGCCTGGACCGTGCACGAGGGGCCGGCAACCTTCGTCGCCGGCATCCGCGCGCTCCTCCTCCAGGCGCTGCATCCGGGCCCGCTGGCCGGCGTCCACGACTGGTCGCGCTATCGGGAGGATCCGCTCGGACGCCTGTCCGGCACGGTGCGCTGGATCCTCTGCCTCACGTACGGCTCGCGCGCGCAGGCCGACGCCGAGACGGCTCGTGTCGCACGGTTCCACTCGCGCGTCCAGGGCGAGTACGTCGACGGCGCCGGACACGTCCGCGATTACACGGCCGCCGATCCGGGCCTGTCCGACTGGGTGCACCTCGCCTTCACCGACGCGTTCCTCACGTGCCACGAGACGTGGGGGCACGGCATCCCGGGCGGTCCCGACGCCTATGTCGCCGAGTGGGCTCTCGCGGGCCGGCTCATGGGCGTCGAGCATCCGCCGACGTCGAAGGCCGAGCTGCGTGCGCGCATCGACGGCTATCTCGCCCGTGGCGAGCTGCGCGGCGATGAGCGCGTCCACGAGGTCGTGCGCTTCCTCCGGCGCCCGCCGTTCCAGGGTCGTCGGATGGGCGTGGGCTACCGCCTCCTGTTCGCATCGGCCGTCGCGACGATCCCGCGCCGGTACCGGAGGCTGCTCGGCGTACGCCGCGCGCCGCTTCCCGTCGTCACCACGACGCGCCTCGGCCTCGCGCTCATCGACCGCGCCCTGAACTCAGGCGGTCCGCGGGCGAACGACCGGGCCCGGGTGCGGCTCCGTCGCCTGGAGCGCGGCGGCCCCGATGGCCTGGGCGCATGA